The following proteins come from a genomic window of Diceros bicornis minor isolate mBicDic1 chromosome 4, mDicBic1.mat.cur, whole genome shotgun sequence:
- the MPZ gene encoding LOW QUALITY PROTEIN: myelin protein P0 (The sequence of the model RefSeq protein was modified relative to this genomic sequence to represent the inferred CDS: substituted 1 base at 1 genomic stop codon), whose protein sequence is MAPGAPSSSPSPILAALLFSSLVLSPAQAIVVYTDKEVYGAVGSKVTLHCSFWSSEWVSDDISFTWRYQPEGGRDAISIFHYAKGQPYIDEVGTFKERIQWVGDPQWKDGSIVIHNLDYSDNGTFTCDVKNPPDIVGKTSQVTLYVFEKVPTRYGVVLGAVIGGVLGVVLLLLLLFYVVRYCWLRRQAALQRRLSAVEKGKLHKPGKDTTKRGRQTPVLYAMLDHSRSTKAASEKKPKGLGESRKDKKXRLAGRAGVRGLGAEPSKVSKVVVIEMELRKDEQSSELRPAVKSPSRTSLKNALKNMIGLDSDK, encoded by the exons TGCTCTCCCCAGCCCAGGCCATTGTGGTTTACACAGACAAGGAGGTCTATGGCGCTGTGGGCTCTAAGGTGACCCTGCACTGCTCCTTCTGGTCCAGCGAGTGGGTCTCAGATGACATCTCCTTCACTTGGCGCTACCAGCCCGAAGGGGGCCGTGATGCCATCTCG ATCTTCCACTATGCCAAGGGACAACCATACATTGACGAGGTGGGGACCTTCAAAGAGCGCATCCAGTGGGTAGGGGACCCTCAATGGAAGGATGGCTCCATTGTCATACACAACCTGGACTATAGTGACAACGGCACGTTCACCTGTGACGTCAAAAACCCACCAGACATAGTGGGCAAGACCTCTCAGGTCACACTCTATGTCTTTGAAAAAG tGCCAACTAGGTACGGGGTGGTGCTGGGAGCCGTGATCGGGGGTGTCTTGGGGGTGGTgctattgctgctgctgcttttctaCGTGGTTCGGTACTGCTGGCTACGCAGGCAGGCGGCCCTGCAGAGAAGGCTCAG TGCCGTGGAGAAAGGGAAATTGCACAAGCCTGGGAAGGACACGACGAAGCGTGGCCGGCAG ACGCCAGTGCTGTATGCCATGCTGGACCACAGCAGAAGCACCAAAGCTGCCAGTGAAAAGAAGCCCAAGGGGCTGGGGGAGTCTCGCAAGGATAAGAAATAGCGGTTAGCGGGCCGGGCGGGGGTTCGGGGGTTAGGGGCTGAGCCCTCCAAAGTCTCTAAGGTGGTGGTCATCGAGATGGAGCTACGAAAAGATGAGCAGAGCTCGGAGCTCCGGCCCGCTGTCAAGTCCCCCAGCAGAACCAGCCTCAAGAACGCCCTCAAGAACATGATAGGCCTGGACTCGGACAAGTGA